From Acidobacteriota bacterium, a single genomic window includes:
- a CDS encoding hydrogenase maturation protease — translation MRERAMGPIRAPRLLAIGIGNIYRSDDAAGVIAARRLRQAGIDPSLVVEHSGEGASLMEVWKGADAVILIDAVSSGRPPGEVLRLEPINTPLPTQMFQSSSHAFSIPHAIEMARALGQLPARLIVFGIEGSNFHAGTELSREVSAAMPGLVQSVIKEINRLQFASGEGE, via the coding sequence ATGAGGGAGCGTGCAATGGGACCCATCCGGGCACCGCGGCTGCTGGCCATCGGAATCGGAAATATCTATCGCAGCGACGACGCCGCGGGAGTGATTGCAGCACGCCGGCTGCGACAGGCGGGCATTGACCCTTCCCTTGTGGTAGAGCATTCCGGCGAGGGCGCATCCTTGATGGAAGTCTGGAAAGGCGCGGATGCCGTCATCCTGATTGACGCCGTCAGTTCCGGGCGCCCGCCAGGAGAAGTCCTCAGGCTGGAGCCGATCAACACTCCGCTGCCCACGCAGATGTTTCAAAGTTCGAGCCATGCCTTCAGTATTCCGCATGCCATTGAAATGGCGCGGGCGCTTGGCCAGCTCCCTGCCCGCCTGATTGTATTCGGGATTGAAGGAAGTAATTTCCATGCCGGCACTGAGTTGTCACGGGAAGTCAGCGCCGCTATGCCCGGCCTTGTGCAGTCGGTAATCAAAGAGATAAATCGTCTGCAGTTCGCGAGCGGAGAAGGAGAATAA
- a CDS encoding oxidoreductase: MAQRAKPKLAVWKFSSCDGCQLSLLDCEDELLEVAGELDIANFPEASRAVVKGPYDLSLVEGSITTPHDAERIHQVRRASKFLVTIGACATAGGIQALRNFSDIRKFTSIVYATPEYIETLSKSTAISEHIPVDFELRGCPINKRQLLEVISAFLNQRKPNTPAHSVCIECKLRGTVCVMVAHGTPCLGPVTHAGCGAICPAYERGCYGCFGPMESPNTKSLSTQWVRLGARESDLVHAFRGFNAYADPFRKESEAHEK, encoded by the coding sequence ATGGCGCAACGCGCAAAACCGAAACTGGCGGTCTGGAAATTCTCCTCCTGTGACGGATGCCAGTTGTCACTTCTCGACTGCGAAGATGAACTGCTGGAGGTAGCGGGTGAATTGGACATCGCGAACTTTCCTGAAGCCTCCCGCGCCGTTGTGAAGGGGCCTTATGACCTCTCGCTGGTGGAAGGATCCATTACGACTCCGCATGACGCCGAGCGAATCCACCAGGTGAGACGCGCATCAAAATTCCTGGTGACCATCGGAGCTTGCGCCACGGCGGGCGGCATCCAGGCCCTCAGAAACTTCTCCGACATCAGGAAATTCACTTCGATTGTTTACGCAACGCCGGAATATATTGAGACGCTCAGCAAATCCACGGCCATCAGCGAACACATCCCGGTGGATTTTGAGCTGCGCGGCTGCCCCATCAACAAACGCCAGCTTCTTGAAGTCATCAGCGCCTTTCTGAACCAGCGCAAACCGAATACGCCCGCGCACAGCGTCTGCATCGAGTGCAAACTGCGCGGGACCGTTTGCGTGATGGTGGCCCACGGCACGCCATGCCTGGGACCGGTGACCCACGCCGGGTGCGGCGCCATCTGCCCAGCCTACGAACGCGGCTGTTACGGGTGTTTTGGGCCCATGGAATCTCCGAATACGAAATCGCTGAGCACCCAATGGGTCCGCCTGGGCGCAAGGGAGAGCGACCTTGTGCACGCCTTCCGGGGGTTCAACGCCTACGCCGACCCCTTCCGCAAGGAAAGCGAGGCCCATGAAAAGTAG
- a CDS encoding Ni/Fe hydrogenase subunit alpha, whose product MKSRTIKVDYLARVEGEGALLVKIKGNTLADVKLKIFEPPRFFEAFLRGRRYSEAPDITARICGICPIAYQMSAVHAMEDAFDVQVQGPLRELRRLLYCGEWIESHTLHVYMLHAPDFLGFQDAIQLAREHPAVVQRGLKLKKSGNEIVTLLGGREIHPVNVRVGGFYRVPTRKELEPLLEQMKWARDAALETVRWSAQLPFPEFEQDYTFVSLRHPDEYPFNEGRLVSNRGLDISVHDYDDYFTEEQVAHSNALHSVLKPGTPYFVGPLARYSLNFDRLSPVAQEAARSAGLGSECRNPFKSIIVRSVEILQACDEAIRIIEGYQRPDRPDVPIQPGAARGYACTEAPRGTLYHRYRIDESGTIREAKIVPPTSQNQKTIEQDLRHFVAGHLDDSQDELRWRCEQAIRNYDPCISCATHFLKLDIERE is encoded by the coding sequence ATGAAAAGTAGAACCATCAAGGTGGACTACCTGGCACGCGTGGAGGGTGAAGGCGCGCTGCTCGTCAAAATCAAAGGCAACACACTGGCTGATGTCAAGCTGAAGATTTTCGAGCCACCCCGCTTTTTTGAGGCCTTCCTTCGCGGCCGTCGATACAGTGAAGCGCCCGACATCACGGCCCGCATCTGCGGCATCTGCCCGATTGCCTATCAGATGAGCGCCGTGCACGCCATGGAAGATGCCTTTGATGTGCAGGTCCAGGGGCCTCTTCGCGAATTGCGCCGCTTGCTTTATTGCGGAGAATGGATTGAAAGCCACACCCTGCACGTCTACATGCTCCATGCGCCGGATTTTCTGGGCTTCCAGGATGCCATCCAATTAGCGCGGGAACACCCGGCTGTTGTCCAGCGCGGCCTCAAGCTGAAGAAAAGCGGAAACGAAATCGTCACGCTGCTGGGCGGCCGGGAAATCCATCCCGTCAACGTGCGCGTCGGCGGTTTCTATCGTGTCCCAACTCGAAAGGAATTGGAACCGCTGCTTGAACAGATGAAGTGGGCGCGTGATGCAGCACTGGAAACGGTGCGGTGGTCTGCCCAATTGCCTTTCCCGGAATTTGAACAGGATTACACGTTCGTTTCTCTGCGCCACCCGGACGAGTACCCTTTCAACGAGGGACGGCTGGTCTCCAACCGCGGGCTGGATATTTCCGTCCACGATTACGACGATTATTTCACCGAAGAGCAGGTGGCGCACTCAAACGCGCTGCACTCCGTGCTGAAGCCTGGCACACCTTACTTTGTGGGGCCGCTGGCGCGGTACAGCCTGAACTTTGACCGCCTCTCACCTGTGGCGCAGGAAGCCGCCCGCAGCGCCGGCCTCGGGAGCGAGTGCCGCAATCCGTTCAAGAGCATCATTGTCCGCAGCGTTGAAATTCTCCAGGCCTGCGATGAGGCCATACGAATCATCGAAGGCTACCAGCGCCCGGACAGGCCGGATGTGCCTATCCAACCCGGCGCCGCGCGCGGCTATGCCTGCACGGAGGCTCCCCGCGGAACGCTCTACCATCGCTATCGCATCGATGAAAGCGGGACCATCCGCGAGGCGAAAATCGTTCCGCCCACCTCGCAGAACCAGAAAACCATCGAGCAAGACCTCCGTCACTTTGTTGCCGGGCATCTGGATGACAGCCAGGATGAGCTTCGCTGGCGCTGCGAGCAGGCCATTCGCAATTACGATCCCTGCATCTCCTGCGCAACCCACTTCCTCAAGCTCGACATCGAGCGCGAATGA
- the hypF gene encoding carbamoyltransferase HypF — MRKQFHIRGIVQGVGFRPHVFRLARRFRLAGFVCNTPDGVLIEVEGPGAAISNFVEDLTQSPPPLAEIAQVAANDLRPMGETEFVIQESIEQDFGTVLVSPDVATCDDCRSEFSDPSDRRFGYAFTNCTHCGPRYSIIQGVPYDRPATTMHEFRMCAECQSEYDDPGDRRFHAQPNACPVCGPRLSLVDSSGAEMDIPRPESGGPAGDLDAIREVRRLLKAGKIIAIKGLGGFHLACDAENHQAVERLRARKRRSDKPFALMVANLSSVERLCHVTKEDRDALLGPRHPIVILDRRQDALLSPAVSPDNRTLGVMLPYTPLHWMLFGDNAKCPPAFTALVMTSGNLAEEPIVISNGDALSQLGHVADALLLHNRRIHMRVDDSVVRVFRGKERVLRRSRGYVPAVIDLGRPVADILACGPELKNTFCLTHGQHAILSQHIGDLENYETLVFFEETLANLKNLFRIGPRIIAYDLHPHYLSTQYAMEQDEIEKIGVQHHHAHIASCMAENGLDEKVIGVAFDGTGYGTDGQIWGGEFLVADFRKFERRAHLRYIPLAGGDAAIRHPWRSGLSYLRETYGKEAPAFLPMWNGVPDNERRLIWKMLEQGINTVATSSCGRLFDAVASILGLRYEVNFEGQAAIALEMAAQEAAGGVYPFQVEYCDPWQIDLRPVIESIVNEVEDETPPGVIAGRFHNSLAEMITQVCRQLREQERLNKVCLSGGTFQNMLLLDRTLSGLGKFGFEVYLHAKVPPNDGGIALGQAAIANAVATKGG; from the coding sequence ATTCGAAAGCAATTCCATATCCGCGGGATTGTGCAAGGGGTTGGTTTTCGTCCCCACGTTTTCCGGCTGGCCCGCCGCTTCCGCCTGGCGGGTTTTGTTTGCAACACTCCCGATGGTGTTCTGATCGAAGTAGAAGGACCGGGCGCGGCGATTTCCAATTTCGTGGAAGACCTCACCCAAAGCCCACCGCCGCTGGCTGAAATAGCGCAAGTTGCCGCCAATGACCTCCGGCCGATGGGTGAAACAGAGTTTGTTATCCAGGAGAGCATCGAGCAGGACTTTGGCACCGTGCTTGTTTCTCCTGACGTTGCGACCTGCGATGATTGCCGGAGTGAGTTTTCCGATCCCAGCGACCGGCGCTTCGGTTACGCCTTCACCAATTGCACCCATTGCGGACCTCGTTACAGCATTATTCAAGGCGTTCCTTATGACCGTCCGGCGACGACCATGCACGAGTTCCGAATGTGCGCGGAGTGCCAGTCTGAATATGACGATCCCGGCGACCGCAGGTTCCATGCCCAGCCCAATGCCTGCCCGGTGTGCGGGCCCCGGCTCTCCCTGGTTGATTCGAGCGGGGCCGAGATGGACATCCCCCGCCCAGAGAGCGGTGGACCAGCCGGGGACCTCGATGCCATCCGTGAAGTCCGGCGGTTGCTGAAAGCCGGGAAGATTATCGCCATCAAAGGGCTGGGAGGGTTCCACCTGGCCTGTGATGCCGAAAACCATCAGGCGGTGGAACGGCTGCGCGCGCGCAAGCGGCGCAGTGACAAACCGTTTGCCTTGATGGTGGCCAACCTTTCATCCGTCGAGAGACTCTGCCACGTCACGAAAGAAGACCGTGATGCGCTCCTCGGACCCCGCCATCCCATAGTGATCCTCGATCGGCGTCAGGATGCGCTCCTTTCACCTGCCGTCTCTCCGGATAACAGAACGCTGGGCGTAATGCTTCCCTACACGCCGCTGCATTGGATGCTGTTTGGCGACAACGCGAAATGTCCCCCGGCTTTTACGGCACTGGTAATGACCAGCGGCAACCTGGCCGAGGAACCTATCGTTATCTCAAACGGAGACGCGCTTTCACAGCTTGGGCATGTAGCCGATGCGTTGCTCCTGCACAACCGGCGCATCCACATGAGAGTGGATGATTCCGTGGTGCGCGTTTTCAGAGGAAAGGAACGAGTGTTGCGGCGGTCGAGAGGGTATGTGCCTGCGGTGATCGACCTCGGCCGGCCGGTAGCCGATATTCTGGCCTGCGGCCCGGAATTGAAAAACACTTTCTGCCTCACTCATGGGCAGCACGCCATTCTCAGCCAGCACATCGGCGATCTGGAGAATTACGAGACCCTCGTGTTTTTCGAGGAAACACTCGCAAACCTGAAGAATCTGTTCCGCATTGGTCCACGCATCATCGCTTATGATCTTCACCCGCACTATTTGAGCACTCAGTACGCCATGGAGCAGGACGAGATTGAAAAAATTGGAGTGCAGCACCATCATGCGCATATCGCCAGTTGCATGGCGGAAAACGGCCTGGATGAAAAGGTGATTGGTGTGGCGTTTGACGGGACTGGTTACGGGACCGACGGACAGATCTGGGGTGGGGAATTCCTGGTGGCCGACTTTCGAAAGTTCGAGCGCCGCGCGCATTTGCGCTACATTCCGCTCGCCGGTGGAGATGCCGCCATTCGCCATCCGTGGCGGTCTGGCTTGAGCTACCTGCGGGAAACCTACGGCAAAGAAGCGCCGGCGTTTTTGCCGATGTGGAATGGCGTTCCCGATAATGAGCGCCGGCTGATCTGGAAAATGCTGGAGCAGGGAATCAATACGGTCGCCACTTCTTCATGCGGGCGGCTATTTGATGCCGTGGCCTCTATTCTGGGTTTGCGGTATGAAGTCAACTTTGAAGGGCAGGCTGCCATCGCACTGGAAATGGCCGCGCAGGAAGCGGCCGGAGGCGTGTATCCTTTCCAGGTGGAATATTGCGATCCCTGGCAGATTGATCTGCGCCCGGTGATAGAATCGATTGTAAACGAGGTTGAGGACGAGACGCCTCCCGGAGTGATTGCGGGGCGCTTCCACAACTCGCTGGCCGAAATGATCACACAGGTGTGCCGGCAGTTGCGCGAGCAGGAAAGGCTGAACAAGGTGTGCCTGAGCGGGGGAACATTTCAGAACATGCTGCTGTTGGATCGAACGCTTTCCGGTCTGGGCAAATTCGGGTTTGAGGTGTACCTGCACGCAAAGGTTCCGCCGAACGACGGCGGGATTGCGCTGGGGCAGGCGGCGATTGCCAACGCTGTGGCGACAAAGGGAGGCTGA
- a CDS encoding hydrogenase maturation nickel metallochaperone HypA gives MHEASLMKDLMRKIEGVAREQNASRVLGISVRLGALSHMSASHFREHFAVASRGSVAEGARLRIEVLSDMNDPHALEILLENVEIAE, from the coding sequence ATGCACGAGGCATCACTGATGAAGGACCTGATGCGCAAAATTGAGGGAGTTGCGCGCGAACAGAACGCCAGCCGCGTGCTCGGAATCAGCGTCCGGCTGGGAGCGCTCTCGCACATGTCAGCCAGTCATTTTCGCGAGCACTTTGCGGTGGCTTCGCGCGGGAGCGTTGCCGAGGGCGCCCGCCTGCGCATCGAGGTCCTTTCGGACATGAATGACCCGCACGCTCTGGAGATTTTGCTCGAAAACGTGGAAATTGCGGAATGA
- the hypD gene encoding hydrogenase formation protein HypD, with product MKYLDEYRDADLARRLLKEIQQVQRRPWVLMEVCGGQTHSIVKYGVDDLLPRDIELVHGPGCPVCVTPLELIDKAHAIAARRDVIFCSFGDMLRVPGSECDLLTVKSRGADVRVVYSPLDCLKLARKHPEKQVVFFAIGFETTAPANAMLVWRAKQEGIRNVSVLVSHVLVPPAIEAILDSPWNRVQGFLGPGHVCAIMGYREYEEISARYKVPIVITGFEPVDLLEGVLMTIRQLEEGQARVENQYVRAVTREGNQAAQELVAKVFEVGERKWRGVGPIPNSGYRLREEFSGFDAERRFDVAAIDTQEPSVCISGEVLRGVRKPHDCPAFGNDCTPEHPLGATMVSSEGACAAYYLYGRRQKTTVGG from the coding sequence ATGAAATACCTGGACGAATACCGCGACGCAGACCTGGCCCGGCGGCTGCTCAAGGAAATCCAGCAAGTCCAGCGGCGGCCCTGGGTGCTGATGGAGGTCTGCGGCGGGCAGACACACTCCATTGTGAAGTATGGGGTTGACGATCTTCTTCCCAGGGATATTGAACTGGTGCACGGACCGGGCTGCCCCGTGTGCGTTACGCCGCTCGAGTTGATTGACAAGGCGCATGCCATTGCCGCGAGGCGGGACGTTATCTTCTGTTCGTTCGGCGACATGCTGCGCGTCCCAGGCTCCGAGTGCGACCTGCTTACGGTGAAGTCGCGTGGCGCGGACGTCCGCGTGGTTTACTCGCCGCTTGACTGCCTGAAACTCGCACGCAAACATCCCGAAAAGCAAGTGGTCTTTTTCGCCATCGGGTTTGAGACGACGGCCCCCGCCAACGCCATGCTGGTGTGGCGCGCAAAACAGGAGGGAATCAGGAACGTTTCAGTGCTGGTTTCGCACGTGCTGGTGCCGCCGGCCATCGAGGCGATCCTGGATTCTCCCTGGAACCGCGTGCAGGGTTTCCTGGGGCCGGGACACGTTTGCGCCATCATGGGCTACCGCGAATACGAGGAGATCAGCGCGCGGTATAAAGTGCCGATCGTCATCACGGGCTTTGAGCCGGTCGACTTGCTGGAAGGCGTACTGATGACAATAAGGCAGCTCGAAGAAGGCCAGGCGCGGGTTGAAAATCAGTACGTTCGCGCCGTAACGCGGGAAGGGAACCAGGCCGCGCAGGAACTTGTTGCAAAAGTGTTCGAGGTGGGTGAGCGGAAGTGGCGGGGCGTGGGCCCGATCCCGAACAGCGGCTACCGTTTGCGGGAGGAGTTCAGCGGCTTTGACGCCGAACGGCGCTTTGATGTGGCCGCCATCGACACGCAGGAGCCTTCTGTGTGCATCAGCGGTGAGGTGTTGCGAGGCGTCAGGAAGCCGCACGATTGCCCTGCCTTCGGCAATGATTGTACGCCCGAGCATCCGCTGGGGGCCACGATGGTTTCATCGGAAGGCGCCTGCGCGGCCTATTATCTTTACGGGCGGCGCCAGAAGACCACTGTGGGAGGCTAG
- a CDS encoding HypC/HybG/HupF family hydrogenase formation chaperone, producing MCLGIPGQVVLLENAGGLRMGKVRFGGIVRDACLEYVPEVAEGDYVIVHAGFAISRVDEQEAARTYQLLEEMGQLAELDQADVDVEPGGNDSAGSKPDG from the coding sequence ATGTGCCTGGGAATTCCGGGACAGGTCGTTTTGCTGGAAAACGCCGGGGGGTTGCGCATGGGCAAAGTCCGGTTCGGTGGGATTGTCCGCGATGCCTGCCTGGAATACGTCCCTGAAGTTGCAGAGGGTGACTATGTGATAGTTCACGCCGGCTTCGCCATCAGCCGCGTGGACGAGCAGGAAGCTGCCCGGACATATCAGCTTCTTGAGGAAATGGGGCAGCTTGCGGAGCTTGATCAGGCAGACGTTGACGTGGAGCCTGGCGGGAACGATTCGGCTGGAAGCAAGCCTGACGGATAG
- a CDS encoding Ni/Fe hydrogenase subunit gamma, producing the protein MIEAAKPDAMTPVFCRVLKTHQETRDTFTIDLEPPSGPQVLPFAPGQFNMLYVFGVGEVPISVSGDPRRTHTLVHTVREVGAVTQAMRRLKRGEVLGVRGPFGSSWPVEQAVGKDVVIVAGGIGLAPLRPAIYSILAHRQEYGRVVLLYGTRTPEDILFRKELERWRARLDLSVHVTVDRALASWRGSVGVVTTIIPRAHFDSNNALAMICGPEAMMSFTVLELENRGVGLEHIYVSTERNMKCAIGFCGHCQLGPKFICKDGPVFPYDRIRQFFEIREI; encoded by the coding sequence AAGCCGCAAAGCCCGACGCCATGACGCCGGTTTTCTGCCGCGTTCTCAAAACGCATCAGGAGACTCGGGACACGTTCACGATTGATTTGGAGCCCCCTTCCGGGCCACAAGTCCTTCCTTTTGCTCCCGGGCAGTTCAATATGCTCTACGTGTTTGGCGTGGGCGAGGTCCCCATTTCCGTCAGCGGAGATCCGCGTCGCACCCACACCCTGGTCCACACCGTCCGTGAAGTCGGCGCCGTCACACAGGCCATGCGCCGCCTCAAACGGGGAGAAGTGTTGGGAGTCCGCGGGCCGTTCGGCAGTTCCTGGCCGGTGGAGCAGGCCGTCGGAAAGGACGTTGTGATCGTCGCGGGCGGCATTGGCCTCGCGCCACTTCGGCCTGCCATCTACTCCATCCTCGCTCACCGCCAGGAATACGGCCGCGTGGTCCTGCTGTACGGCACCCGGACCCCGGAGGACATCCTCTTTCGAAAAGAACTGGAGCGCTGGCGCGCCCGCCTGGACCTCAGCGTCCACGTTACGGTGGACCGCGCGCTGGCATCCTGGCGCGGTTCAGTGGGCGTTGTAACCACCATCATTCCACGGGCGCACTTCGACTCCAACAACGCGCTGGCCATGATCTGCGGCCCGGAAGCCATGATGAGCTTCACGGTTCTGGAGCTTGAGAACCGCGGCGTCGGCCTGGAGCATATTTATGTCTCCACCGAGCGCAATATGAAATGCGCGATCGGATTCTGCGGGCATTGCCAGCTCGGCCCTAAATTTATCTGCAAGGATGGCCCAGTCTTCCCCTATGACAGGATCCGGCAGTTCTTCGAAATCCGGGAGATCTGA
- the hypE gene encoding hydrogenase expression/formation protein HypE: MMPGEACPVPVLGHKQIVLGHGSGGKLTQDLVEKLFLANFSNDYLDRLDDQAVLEVNGSRLAFTTDSFVVTPIFFPGGDIGHLAINGTVNDLAMSGATPRFIAAAFILEEGLVSEDLARVVQSMRQAAEEAGVLLVTGDTKVVDRGKGDQVFITTTGLGVLERPVKISADQARPGDRVLLSGTIGDHGMAIMSRREGLEFEGPIESDTAALHTLVAGMLDTSEQIHCLRDPTRGGVATILNEIAARSQVGMELEGRSVPVRESVKGACEILGLDPLYVANEGKLVAVVAPEVADAVLERMRSHPLGRHSCCIGQVVAAHPRRVLLKTEIGGTRVLDVMLGEPLPRIC, encoded by the coding sequence ATGATGCCGGGTGAGGCGTGTCCAGTTCCAGTCCTTGGCCATAAGCAGATTGTGCTGGGGCACGGGAGCGGCGGAAAGCTCACCCAGGACCTCGTGGAAAAACTGTTCCTGGCGAACTTCAGCAACGATTATCTGGACCGGCTCGACGACCAGGCGGTGCTGGAAGTGAACGGGTCGCGGCTGGCTTTCACGACGGATTCGTTTGTCGTCACTCCAATCTTTTTTCCCGGCGGCGACATCGGCCACCTTGCTATCAACGGCACAGTGAACGATCTTGCCATGAGCGGGGCTACGCCTCGATTTATTGCGGCGGCATTTATTCTGGAGGAAGGATTGGTCTCCGAAGACCTGGCTCGGGTGGTGCAATCTATGCGGCAGGCGGCAGAGGAAGCGGGCGTCCTGCTGGTCACGGGTGACACCAAAGTGGTGGACCGGGGTAAAGGTGACCAGGTCTTCATCACCACAACGGGCCTGGGGGTCCTGGAGCGGCCGGTGAAGATCTCCGCCGACCAGGCGCGGCCGGGCGATCGAGTTCTTCTCAGCGGGACTATCGGCGACCATGGCATGGCCATCATGTCGCGGCGCGAAGGGCTGGAATTCGAAGGGCCCATTGAGAGTGATACGGCAGCGCTGCACACGCTGGTGGCGGGCATGCTGGATACGAGTGAGCAGATCCATTGCCTGCGTGATCCCACCCGGGGCGGCGTCGCAACCATACTGAATGAGATTGCCGCCCGTTCGCAGGTGGGCATGGAACTGGAGGGGCGCAGCGTTCCGGTCCGTGAAAGCGTGAAGGGAGCGTGTGAAATCCTTGGACTCGATCCGCTCTACGTTGCAAACGAGGGTAAACTGGTGGCGGTGGTAGCCCCTGAGGTTGCCGATGCCGTGCTGGAGCGCATGCGCAGCCACCCACTGGGCCGCCACTCCTGCTGCATAGGCCAGGTGGTCGCCGCGCACCCTCGGCGGGTGCTGCTGAAAACTGAAATCGGCGGGACCCGCGTGCTTGACGTGATGCTGGGCGAGCCGCTGCCGCGCATCTGCTGA